One window of the Dermacentor andersoni chromosome 10, qqDerAnde1_hic_scaffold, whole genome shotgun sequence genome contains the following:
- the LOC126545044 gene encoding protein FAM50 homolog produces the protein MAMYKGAASEAGRAMHLKKKREKALEELELRKKRIEEELKLSTMENKFAAHYDAVEQQLKSSTIGLVTLDEMKAKQEDVVKERERQLAQRQQERELQRQREIQKKREQQERQRRQIAALSFKLDEEEEEEDGKEEQGEEEDNSNNDEEEKEDSLEAKEQNEQDEEKDELDYEPPSKRKLGKNPDVDTSFLPDREREEEEKRIREELRMEWVQKQQQLKNEDIEITFSYWDGSGHRKVVRMKKGNSIYQFLQKCMELLRKDFYELRAVTADQLMYVKEDLIIPHHYTFYDFIVTKARGKSGPLFAYDAREDVRLTNDASIEKEESHAGKVLLRSWYERNKHIFPASRWEPYDPARSYERYTVSDKKK, from the exons ATGGCTATGTACAAGGGAGCTGCCAGCGAGGCTGGCCGTGCGATGCATCTCAAAAAGAAGCGCGAGAAAGCATTGGAAGAATTGGAACTGCGAAAGAAAAGGATTGAAGAAGAGTTGAAGCTGTCCACAATGGAGAACAAGTTCGCTGCACATTATGATGCTGTGGAGCAGCAGCTTAAATCGAGCACAATTGGGCTTGTCACCCTTGATGAAATGAAG GCTAAGCAAGAGGATGTAGTGAAAGAACGAGAACGTCAACTAGCACAGCGGCAACAAGAACGCGAGCTTCAGCGACAGCGCGAAATTCAGAAAAAACGAGAACAGCAAGAGAGGCAAAGAAGACAG ATTGCAGCACTATCATTCAAGCtagatgaggaggaggaagaggaggatggAAAAGAAGAGCAGGGGGAAGAGGAAGACAACAGCAATAATGACGAAGAAGAGAAGGAAGATTCACTGGAAGCAAAGGAGCAAAATGAACAGGATGAAGAAAAAGATGAGCTTGACTACGAACCACCATCAAAACGAAAGTTGGGAAAGAACCCCGATGTGGACACCAGCTTCCTTCCAGACAGGGAACGCGAAGAAGAAGAGAAACGCATCAGGGAAGAGCTTCGCATG GAGTGGGTGCAGAAACAGCAACAACTCAAGAACGAAGACATTGAGATCACCTTCAGTTACTGGGATGGCTCAGGGCATCGAAAGGTGGTGCGCATGAAGAAAGGGAACAGCATCTACCAGTTCTTGCAG AAATGCATGGAGCTCCTTCGAAAGGACTTCTATGAGTTGCGGGCAGTTACGGCAGACCAGCTGATGTACGTCAAGGAGGACTTGATCATCCCACACCACTACACATTCTACGACTTCATTGTCACAAAG GCTCGTGGCAAGAGTGGCCCGTTGTTCGCCTACGACGCGAGGGAAGATGTGCGGCTGACTAACGATGCCTCAATTGAGAAGGAAGAGTCCCACGCAGGCAAAGTTCTGCTGCGCTCATGGTACGAGAGGAACAAGCACATCTTTCCAGCATCCCGATGGGAACCTTACGACCCCGCCCGCTCGTATGAGCGCTACACAGTGTCCGACAAGAAAAAGTAG